In Plasmodium reichenowi strain SY57 chromosome 5, whole genome shotgun sequence, the following proteins share a genomic window:
- a CDS encoding tRNA-YW synthesizing protein, putative, giving the protein MGIVEEEFLLKNILGTHYNKKNVKISISVIYGSGDGNSYNKAKDFINELIEYFKNVHLFFKDINEIINKNIYMNNMNGNIHYDDILQKKDYIEKKIQINESYKNNDNVDDSNIDGNIIHKNNCVNNWLDIKDMNSLENEIIEYFKLRFDKYQVNNKKRKEKISRSNYENMVPLYYNKNINYLEPYEENVKMFNSKFKNYIDCTIYNKNIGKIYFNLIDANNHDYYSFFDNTENYNLNVLFFFISTSSYGSFPNNSYKIDEIFTDMLNDFRIEKNYLKDIFFSCIGFGNKEYGDKYFCTPIKKCEKYIHLLGAQKLYKTLKLCDTQDNDETILLWKCNIFKTFSLSLFFYCFNYMKRWYMNKRIYDTLSYYCYFFSNYTNFNVNQTEEIKYYMHDQELESEKKKKKKKKKEKEKEKEKEKEKGDLSIYPMEQLEGCHCNKPYQENDLSIDQNNINYNNNKCCNNEIYNTHNDIYDNVKDDHQISLSNMGKDEKDFLNEHKTKVDKTNGMMNEKREEVYVRGDTQGVEGCTNCNCQSVNEYNDTSNTNIMNNKNNMNNKNNMNNKNNVNNKNNMNNKNNVNNKNNVNNTNNMNNKNNVNNKNNVNNKNNVNNKNNVNNPNNIMTGENSMSESETSSNQSYPDDEDEQIEVEDLISGEKKDMLSSSQRNKLTKEGYKIVGSHSAVKLCRWTKSQVRGRGGCYKHTFYGINSYQCMEATPSLACANKCVFCWRHHKNPVGVKWRWNMDKAEIIVEEIIKKHKAMIKELKGIYGIIMERFEKAMNIKHCALSLVGEPIMYPEINKLIDELHKRNISTFLVTNAQFPVELENLNTVTQLYLSIDAPNKEALKNIDRPLFKDFWDRYIKCIKILKNRKERKVFRFTLVKEYNMMENEIDSYINLIQLGYPDFIEIKAVTYCGSSQGYQLTMQNIPWHEEVYQFAWNLINKKKALSHIYEISCEHKHSCSILITKKIFKINNKWNTWIDYEKFHQLVKNKENFNALDYSVETPHWAIYGSQESGFSPCEKRVYTKGKYKNKNQQS; this is encoded by the coding sequence ATGGGAATAGTCGAAGAAGAATTTCTTTTGAAGAATATCTTAGGAAcacattataataaaaaaaatgttaagATAAGCATATCTGTGATTTACGGATCAGGTGATGGTAACAGCTATAATAAAGCAAAAGATTTTATAAACGAATTAATAgaatatttcaaaaatgttcatttattttttaaagacATAAATGAgattattaataaaaatatatacatgaataatatgaatggTAACATAcattatgatgatataCTTCAAAAGAAAGattatatagaaaaaaaaatacaaataaatgaaagttataagaataatgataatgttGATGATTCTAATATTGATggtaatataatacataagAATAATTGTGTAAATAACTGGTTAGATATTAAAGATATGAATAGTttagaaaatgaaataattgaatattttaaattacGTTTTGATAAATATCAAGTGAATAACAAGAAaaggaaagaaaaaatatcaagatcaaattatgaaaatatggtaccattgtattataataaaaatataaattatttagaACCTTATGAAGAGAATGTAAAAATGTTTAATAgtaaatttaaaaattacatTGATTgtacaatatataataaaaatatagggaaaatatattttaatttaattgACGCAAATAATCatgattattattcatttttcGATAATAcagaaaattataatttaaatgttttatttttttttattagtACATCTAGTTATGGGTCATTCCcaaataattcatataaaatagaTGAGATTTTTACAGACATGTTAAATGATTTTCGTATagaaaagaattatttaaaagatatattttttagtTGTATTGGATTTGGTAATAAAGAATATGGagataaatatttttgtacTCCTATAAAGAAAtgtgaaaaatatatacatttattaggagcacaaaaattatataaaacttTAAAATTGTGTGATACTCaagataatgatgaaactatattattatggaaatgtaacatatttaaaacTTTTAGCTTGtctttatttttctattgttttaattatatgaaaagatggtatatgaataaaagaatatatgacactttatcatattattgttattttttttcaaattatacaaatttTAATGTTAATCAAACCGAAGAAatcaaatattatatgcaTGATCAAGAACTTGAGagtgaaaaaaaaaaaaaaaaaaaaaaaaaaaaagaaaaagaaaaagaaaaagaaaaagaaaaagaaaaagggGATCTTTCTATATATCCGATGGAACAATTAGAAGGATGTCACTGTAATAAGCCATACCAAGAAAATGATCTCTCCATtgatcaaaataatattaattataataataacaaatgttgtaataatgaaatatataatacgcacaatgatatatatgacAATGTTAAAGATGATCATCAAATTTCTTTATCAAATATGGGTAAGGATGAAAAGGATTTCCTGAACGAACACAAAACAAAAGTGGATAAAACAAATGGGATGATGAATGAAAAGAGAGAAGAAGTGTATGTAAGGGGGGATACTCAAGGGGTTGAGGGATGTACAAATTGTAACTGCCAATCAgtaaatgaatataatgatacatctaatacaaatattatgaataataaaaataatatgaataataaaaataatatgaataataaaaataatgtgaataataaaaataatatgaataataaaaataatgtgaataataaaaataatgtgaataatacaaataatatgaataataaaaataatgtgaataataaaaataatgtgaataataaaaataatgtgaataataaaaataatgtgaataatccaaataatattatgacCGGTGAAAATTCCATGTCCGAAAGTGAAACATCAAGTAATCAAAGTTATCCGGATGATGAGGACGAACAAATTGAAGTCGAAGATCTAATATCaggagaaaaaaaagatatgtTAAGTTCTAGCCAAAGAAACAAATTAACAAAAGAAGGTTATAAAATAGTAGGATCTCATAGTGCTGTTAAATTATGTAGATGGACAAAATCACAAGTTAGAGGAAGAGGCGGTTGTTATAAGCACACGTTTTATGGAATTAATTCTTATCAATGTATGGAAGCTACCCCTAGTCTTGCTTGTGCAAATAAATGTGTATTTTGTTGGAGACATCATAAAAATCCTGTAGGTGTAAAATGGAGATGGAATATGGATAAAGCAGAAATTATAGTTGaagaaataattaaaaaacataaagcgatgataaaagaattaaaagGTATATATGGTATTATTATGGAACGTTTTGAGAAAGCtatgaatataaaacattGTGCTTTGTCATTAGTAGGAGAACCTATCATGTATCCagaaattaataaattaattgATGAATTacataaaagaaatatatcAACATTCTTAGTTACTAATGCTCAATTCCCAGTAGAATtagaaaatttaaatacAGTAACacaattatatttatctataGATGCTCCAAATAAAGAGgcattaaaaaatatagatagACCATTATTTAAAGATTTCTGGGatagatatataaaatgtattaagatattaaaaaatcGTAAAGAAAGAAAAGTATTCAGATTCACATTAgtaaaagaatataatatgatggaaaatgaaatagacagctatataaatttaatacaACTAGGATATCCTGATtttatagaaataaaagCTGTTACATATTGTGGTTCATCACAAGGATATCAACTAACTATGCAAAATATCCCATGGCATGAAGAAGTATATCAATTTGCATGGAACctaattaataaaaaaaaagctctatcacatatatatgaaatttCTTGTGAACATAAACATTCTTGTAGTATATTAATTacaaagaaaatatttaaaataaacaataaATGGAATACTTGGATTGATTATGAAAAGTTTCACCAACTTGtcaaaaataaagaaaattttaatgCCCTCGATTATTCCGTAGAAACTCCACACTGGGCAATTTATGGTTCTCAAGAAAGTGGTTTCAGCCCATGCGAAAAAAGGGTATACACAAAGGGCaagtataaaaataaaaaccAACAAAGTTGA